CTACCATGGAGCGGTATGGAAAAACGATCAACGGCATGAGCCTGCTGGTTGCCCGACGACTGGTGGAAGCGGAAGTCCCCTTCATCACCGTCTTCTGGAAAGGGGACCTCAACAAACTCGGCAAAAAATGTAAGAGTGCCGGCAGCTGGGATACACACGGTAACAATTTCAATTGCCTCAAAGAAAATCTGCTCCCCGAATTCGACCGCGCCTATTCCGCTTTGATTGAAGATCTCAACGACCGTGGTCTGCTCGATGAAACACTGGTCATGGTCACCAGCGAAATGGGCCGTAAGCCCAAAATCGGCGACCCCCGTTCTGGCGGAATATCAGGCGCCGGACGCGATCACTGGACACACTGCCTGACAGACGTGCTCGCTGGCGGAGGAATCAAAGGCGGACAGACCTTCGGTGCCAGCGACCGCTACGGCGAATACCCGCTCAACAGCCCGGTCACCCCCGCTGACGTCACCCACACCGTCTACCACGCCATGGGCATCGACGACCTCATCGCTTACGACAAACTGGAACGCCCCTACCATCTGCTTGATGACTCAAAGCCTTTGACGTCGCTGTTCTAGAGCGCATCACATTGAACCATAGCGTCTCTCAATCTATGATACTCGGTCCAAATGGACCTGGAAACGCGACAGTAAAACTGGACACAGTCTGAACCGTATGAGATGCGACGTGAAGCCATGATTCCTTCCGACAACAGTTGGCAACCACCTCCCGTCGCAGACATTCAATCAACTCTTGGTGACTGCAACAGTTGGGTCCTGTGCGGCGGATGCTCCATTGACTGGCTGCTCGGAAAGACAACCCGAGAACATGCTGATACTGATATCGGCCTCTTTCGATCAGACCTCATAACCTGTTTGAACTCCATCGAACAATCACGTGTCTTTCTCTGTGATCCACCCGGTCAGCTCCTCGCCTGGAATGGTCTTGAGGTTCCTGCACACGTACACGATATCTGGATTACCAGCAAAGACAGAAATCACTGGGCTCTGCAATTAATGGTCTATGATGACAGCGCTGACACGGTCATCTATCGCCGCGACCCTCGCATCACCTGGCCCAAAAGCCGACATGCAATTTCGATACGCGGAATTAGAGTTCTAAATCCAGTCGTGACGCTCCTGTTTAAACTGCATCGACAGGAATTACAGGACAAAGATTGCCAGGATATTTCCACGCTGATTAATGCCGCGATTACATTTTCCAATGACGAATAACCCAGACGAAGGACCAGAGCGCATCACCTTTCACCATCGCGTCTCTCAGTCTGGGATACTCGGTCCAAATGGCTCTGGAGAGTCTACAGTAAAACGGGACACAGTCCAGGTTGAGATTTGACTACAAACGGAGATCAAGGTGAGCTACGCCCCTCTCAAACTCAGCTGCAAACCAGGACGAATCCAATCTCAGCGAACTTTTGATTTCTCCTGATTGAAACGTGATCCGACCGCCCTCATCCGGTATCATGAAAACCGTCGATTGAGAGAATGATTTCAATACCACTGAATTTCATCCGTTCATAAAACGACCATCGCAGCCTCTGTTCAACAAAGCACACCCCAATGAAATATACATTAGCCCTGGGTCTACTGGTCGGAATTCTGAACGGCAACCTCTCTGAAGCAGAAAACAAAAACGCACCCGCAAAGAAATCTCAAAGCAGATCGGCATCAGAGACCACCGCGCATCCCAACATCGTGATATTCCTGGCCGACGATCAGGGCTGGGGGGATTTGAGTCACAACGGCAATACCAACCTGCACACGCCTAACGTCGACTCACTGGCAAAAGAAGGCGTGAAGTTCAACCGCTTCTACGTGGGCGCAGTCTGTGCACCGACCCGCGCTGCATTCCTGACGGGGCGCTACCATGCCCGCACCGGAACCACAGGAGTCTCCACCGGACAGGAACGCTTCAATTCCGACGAATACACCATCGCCCAGGCATTCAAAGCCGCCGGCTATGCCACCGGTGCCTTTGGGAAATGGCACAACGGCACACAGTATCCGAACCATCCCAATGCGAAAGGTTTTGATGAGTACTATGGCTTCACCTCCGGCCACTGGGGACACTATTTCAGCCCCATGCTGGATCATAATGGTACCTTCGTAAAAGGCAACGGCTACATTACGGATGACCTGACGACAAAAGCGATGGCTTTCATCCAACAGCAGGTTCAGAACGACAAACCGTTTTTCGCTTACATCCCCTACTGCACACCCCACTCTCCCATGCAGGTACCCGATCAATACTGGGATCGTTTTAAAGACAAACAACTCAAGCTGCATAACCGGGAACCAGACAGAGAACAGCCTGATCACCTGCGTGCCGCCCTTGCCATGTGCGAGAATGTTGACTGGAATGTAGGACGCGTGCTGGAAAAACTAAACAGCCTCGGAATTACCGACGATACCATCGTGATCTATTTCTCCGACAATGGCCCGAACGGGGTCCGCTGGAACGGCGATATGAAAGGCAAAAAGGGCTCGCTCGATGAAGGCGGCGTCCGCTCCCCCTTCGTCATCCGCTGGCCCGGTCACCTGCCCGCCGGACGCGAGGTTAATCAGATCGCCGGTGCCATTGACCTGCTTCCCACACTCACTGATCTGGCAGGCATCCAGCGGCCTGAACCCAAACCCATCGATGGCGTCAGCCTCAAACCGTTGATGCTGAACTCAAGAGCAGACTGGCCGGAGCGCATGATTTTCTCCAGCCTGCGGAATCGCGTCAGCGTTCGCACCGATCAATATCGTCTGTCTCGCAAAGGCGAGCTATATGACATGCACGCCGATCCCGGTCAGCGAAAAAACATCGCCAAACAGAAACCGGAGATCACGGCAAAGCTGCAGCAGGCAGTCGCAGACTGGAGACAGTCAGTCTGGCCGAACGGTTATCCTGAAGATAAGCGACCGTTTTTAATCGGCTATGATGGTGCACGCTCCACACAACTGCCGGTCCGCGACGCCGTCTCGCACGGCGAAATCAAACGCTCCTCCCGGCATCCCAACTGCTCCTACTTTTATCACTGGACCAGTACCAGCGACAGCATCACCTGGAATGCAGAAGTCGATGCAGCCGGTGTGTACGAAGCGATCCTGTACTATACCTGTCCCCAGGCAGACATCGGATCGACCGTGGAACTGAGTTTTAATGGCAGCAAACTGCAGGGACAGATCACCCAGCCCCACGATCCGCCCCTGGTAGGCGAAGCACAGGACCGCGCCGTTCGATCTGAGTCGTTCGTCAAAGAATTCATCCCGATGACTCTAGGCAAGATCACCTTATCCAAAGGAACCGGCCCGCTCACTCTGCGGGCACTGGAAATCCCCGGTAGTCAGGTCATGGACTTTCGACTGCTGATTCTCAACCGGATCAAATAAACGTCAGAACCTCTGCTTCGCGTCACAGTTCGTTCTCCTCAGATTTCGATAACATAACGCACTCAACCCCTATTTATTAACTCAATTCAGTAACTTACTGAACAGCCAGAGAACCAGATGAAAACGGTCTGTTTTGACTGGTATCATCCTCACAGTGTGGTCATAATGGACTGTGATTATCGATTTTCTGATGTTTCAGTGTCACTGTTTCTCATCAGGAATGGTGTTATTTGTCTCAAACACAAATGATTGAGAAGAACCGCGATGATCGACCCCACGATAGTCCTCGATTCCTGCACTGTCTGGCAGCTCAATGATGTGAATTGCCAGTCACCTTTTTATTCCTGATAACCCGATGGATACGTTATGAAACGACTCTCTACTCTCTCTGCGATCTGCCTCGCATTGCTGTTTACCGTAACCACACATGCCGACGAAAAAGGCTTTACCCCTCTGTTCAACGGCAAAAATCTCGATGGCTGGGTCCAGCATGGCGGAAAAGCAAAATACGATATTGTTGATGATACCATCGTAGGCACTTCAGTCCCTAAAACTCCTAACAGTTTTCTCTGCACCAAAAAGAAGTACGACGATTTCGAACTGCAGGTCGATTTCAAAGTCGACCCGCTGTTAAACTCGGGTATCCAGATCCGCAGCAATGTTTTTGATCAAGACAAAACCCTCGAAACCAAAGACGCGGACGGCAAAGATAAGAAAATCAAAATCGCCGCCGGTCGCGTACACGGTTACCAGGTCGAAATTGATCCCTCCGATCGCGCCTGGTCGGGTGGCATTTACGATGAAGGCAGACGTGGCTGGTTGAATAACCTCGCTGACAATAAAGCCGCTCAGAAAGCCTTCAAGCAGAACGAGTGGAATCATTACCGCATCGTCTGCCGTGGTGACAAAATCAAAACCTGGATCAACGGTGTCCCCGCTGCAGACCTCAAAGATGATCTGACTTCCAAAGGCTTCATCGCCCTGCAGGTGCACGGCGTAGGCAACCATCCTGAAAAAGTCGGCAAACAGGTCAGCTGGCGCAATGTTAAAATCAAAGAGCTGAATCCAAAAAAAAAAGTAAAGAACAAAAAACCGGCTCCTAAAAAAGAAGTCGGCGCAGCCATTGGTGGCAACAAAGCCACACCAATCGACCGCATCTCAGCCGCCAAAGGGTTCAAGGTAGAACTGCTCTACTCCGTTCCCGGTCAGGATCAGGGCTCGTGGGTCAACCTCTGCACAGACGATAAAGGACGCCTGCTGGTCAGCGATCAGTACGGCGGCCTGTATCGCATCACGCTCCCTCCTGCGGGAGAAGAAGTGAAAGCAGAAGACGTGGAAAAAGTTCCCGCCGGAATCCGAGGCGTCAATGGCATGCTCTGGTCCAACGGCGCACTCTATGTTGGCGTCAACGACTACGAACGCAAAATCGCTTCAGGCCTGTATCGTCTTTCCGACAGTAACGGCGATGACCAGCTGGATCAGGTCGAACTGCTGCAGGAAGTCGAATCACACAGTGATCACGGCGTACACGCTCTCATGCCCACTCCCGATGGCGAAGACTTCTATCTGGTTACCGGAAACAACACCATCCCCCCCGCACTGGCCGACAGTTCGCCCGTGCGACAGGTCTGGGGTGAAGATCACCTGCTGCCCAGCATGCCCGATGGCCGAGGCCATAACCGCGGCGTACTGGCCCCCGGCGGAATCATCTATCGTGTTTCTCCCGATGGTCAGAAATTCGAAGCCTATGCTTCGGGATTCCGGAATATTTTCGATGCTGCTGTCAACCGCGATGGTGAACTCTTTACCTACGATGCCGACATGGAATACGATTTCAACACTCCCTGGTACCGTCCCACCCGTATCTGTCACGTCACCAGTGGTGCAGAATTCGGCTGGCGCAACGGAGCGGGAAAACGCCCTCCCTTTTATGCAGACAACCTGCCAGGTGTCCTGGATATCGGACCTGGTTCTCCGACCGGCATGACGTTCGGCTACGGTGCGAAATTCCCTGCGAAATACCAGAACGCTTTATATGCACTCGACTGGAGTTGGGGGAAACTCTATGCCATTCACCTCAAGCCGGAAGGTTCCTCTTATACCGCTACCAAAGAAGAATTCGTGACCGGCGCCCCCCTGCCGATTACCGACGCGATTATTCGTCCGCAGGATGGCGCCATGTATTTCACCATCGGCGGACGTCGGGTGCAGTCTGGTTTATACCGCGTCACTTATGTGGGTGACGAATCGACTGAACCTGTCGAAGCAACACCCACCGAAAATCAAGCACGTAACACCCGACATGCCCTGGAAGCCTTTCACGGCAAACAGGATCCTGAAGCCATCGAAGTCGCCTGGCCTTACCTCGCCGACAAAGACCGCTTCATCCGATTTGCCGCACGCACCGCCGTTGAGCATCAGCCCACAGATACATGGGCAGAGAAAGCACTCACCGAATCTGACCCTGCAAAACAGGTCGAAGCCTTACTGGCATTGGCTCGCGTCACAGGCGTCTGTCCTCAACATCGTGATGATCAGACTCCCGAAATCGACACCGCCATGCGGGACAAACTGTTGTCCGCTGTCATCAACATCGATGACGCCAGCCTCGACCTGTCACAGCAGTTGACGCTGCAACGTGCCTTACAGGTTATCCTGAACCGTTTTGGTCGCCCCGATGACGCAACGGTAGCAAAACTCATTGAAAAATTCGATCCGCAGTTTCCTGCAAAATCCCCTGAAATGAACTGGCTGTTATGCGAAACACTCGCCTGGCTGCAATCCCCGACCGTCGCAGAAAAAACGATCGCGCTGATGCAGTCTGCACCAACCCAGGAAGAGCAGATGCAATACGCACGCTCCATTCGCATGCTGCAGGCCGGCTGGACTCCCGAACTTCACAAAGCCTACTTCGAATGGTTCCTGAAAGCCGCCAACTACAAAGGGGGCGCAAGTTTTGATAAATTCATCGAGTTCATTCGAACCGATGCGGCCGCTTCACTCAATGAAGAACAAAAAACCGAACTGGCTGAAATTCTGGCACAGAAACCGGAAAAGAAATCCGCCCTCGAAAATCTGGGCGAAGTCTTCGCCGGTCGTCCCACAACCAAATGGACGCTCGAAGAACTTTCCGCAGCTGCCAATCAATCAATGAAGAAACGCAACTTCGTCAATGGACAGAAAATGTTCGCTGCAACAGGCTGTTATGCCTGTCATCGGTTCGGCAATCAAGGTGGTATGACAGGCCCCGATCTGACTTCAGCCGGACGACGATACTCTCCCCACGATCTGCTGGATCAAGTGATCAACCCCAGCAAAGTCATCAACGAACAGTTCTCTGCGATCTCAGTCGTGACGGTAGACGGCAAAGTACATACCGGCGTCGTCGTGAACCTGAGTGGTGACAACATGACCTTGAATACGGATCTGACCGATCCCAACAAACGGGTCAACATTGACCGCAAGACGATTGACGAACTGGTGGTTTCAAAAACCTCACCCATGCCCGCCGATCTGTTCGCCCGCATGACCAAAGACGAAATCCTCGACCTGATCGCCTACCTGATCAGCGCGGGCGATGCACAGCATCCCTTCTTCCAGGATTAAGTCTTTAAAAAGAAAATGAGACAATCATTCCCAGACAGGCTGCTTACTCACAACAGTAAGCAGCCTGTCTTTTTGTAACAAAATTAAGATACGCTGAGTTCTACTGATTCGATCTCTTTACTAAATCGAAACATCTCAGCCCTGCATAAGAGTTGATCGATTCTTCTTTCAATTTTAATTGGAATTCCTCTCAAAAAGCTGCTAGCATCGATTTTAATCAAATTGTTTTCGAAAAAAGCCAGCTTTCCTGAATTCTCAAATTTGATCTATTTCAAAATTATCACCTCTCACTAAAACTACATCGGGCCAGATTGTAATTTTCAGACCATCCAGGTCTGTCCGCCAATTCTGTATCTGAGGAACCTCACATGAAAACCAGCACACTCAAGTTGCCGGCGTGCATCATGCTACTGGCATTATGCTGCACATCCACTCTGTCCGCTGCCGACAAGCCCAATATACTCGTCATCTGGGGTGATGACATTGGCACCTGGAATATCAGCCACAATAATCGTGGCATGATGGGCTATCAGACGCCCAATATCGACCGGATTGCCAAAGAAGGAATCTCCTTCACCGATTACTACGGACAGCAAAGCTGTACCGCTGGGCGCGCTGCTTTTATTGGAGGAAATGTACCTGTCCGCACCGGTATGACCAAAGTCGGTCTGCCCGGCGCCAAAGAAGGCTGGCAGAAAACCGATGTCACCATGGCCACAGTCTTAAAGAGCAACGGTTATGCCACCGGCCAGTTCGGTAAAAATCATCAGGGAGACCGCGACGAACACCTCCCGACAGCACATGGTTTTGATGAATTCCTGGGAAATCTGTATCACCTGAATGCAGAAGAGGAACCCGAACACGAAGACTATCCGGCTGATCTGGTATTGCCTAACGGTAAAACATTCAAGGAACAGTATGGCCCCCGGGGCGTCATCCACTCCTGGGCAAATGGAGATGGAACCCAGAAAATTGAAGATACCGGTCCACTGACCAAAAAACGCATGGAAACCATCGACGAAGAAACTGTCGCTGCTGCCAAAAAATTCATCACAGAGCAGAACGCAGCCGGAAAACCTTTCTTCTGCTGGTGGAATGGAACGCGCATGCACTTCCGCACGCATGTCAAAAAAGAACATCGCGGCCTGAGTGGTCCCAGTGGTGATGAATATCATGACGGGATGGTAGAACACGACATGCAGGTTGGTGAACTCCTGCAACTGCTGGATGACCTGGGCATCGCCGACAATACGCTGGTGATGTATTCCACCGATAACGGGCCACACTACAATACATGGCCTGATGCCGGAACCACACCCTTCCGCAATGAAAAGAATTCCAACTGGGAAGGCGCCTATCGTGTACCAGCATTTGTCCGCTGGCCCGGTCATTTTCCCGCCGACAAAACACTGAATGGGGTTGTCGCTCACGAAGACTGGCTGCCGACATTTGCGGCTGTTGCCGGCGACACAAAAATAAAAGACAAACTGAAAGCAGGCGTTGAGCTCAACGGTCGAAAGTATCACAATTATATCGACGGCTATAATCAACTCGATTACCTCACGGGAAAAACGGAAGACCCGCCACGTAAAGAGTTCATGTACGTCAACGATGACGGCCAAATCGTCGCGATCCGGGCTGGAGACTGGAAAGCTGTCTTCCTGGAAAACCGCGGGATGGCGTTTGAAGTCTGGCGCGAACCGTTTACCGAGTTGCGTGTGCCTCTCCTGTTTCATCTCAGAAGAGATCCATTTGAAAAAGCACAACACAACGCAACCACTTACAACGACTGGTTCCTGTCTCGCGTGTATGTCATCGTACCAATGCAGCAGATTGCAGCAAATTTCCTGCAGACCATGCAGGAGTATCCGCCCAGCCAGTCTCCCGGTTCGTTCAACCTGGAAAAAATCAAAAAGACGATTGAGGACGCTGCCAGCGGCAGATGACCCAGCAGTTCGTAATAAAAAAGACAGACGGTTGAATTGCGAATCCTATTCAACCGTCTGTTCTTTTATCACGGCAATTCCAATTCCCGGCGAGGGGTTCCTGACATGCGATACTTATTTCTTTTACTGTTGCTATTTGTAACTCAAGTTGTTTCTGCAGCAGACCCCCTCCCTTCCTGGAACGACGGACCTGCTAAAGATGCGATTATCAACTTTGTGAAATGCGCGACCAATGATGGTTGTCCGCTCTATGTCCCGCCACAGGATCGAATTGCCGTCTTCGACAATGATGGCACCCTCTGGTCTGAACAACCCGCTTATTTTCAACTGCTGTTTGCCCTGGATCGGGTGAAAGCGCTGGCGGATCAGCATCCGGAATGGAAAACCGAACAACCTTTCAAAGCCATTCTGGAAAATGATCTCAAAGCAGCAGCGGCATCCGGCAAAGATGGTCTACTCAAAATCATGGCAGTCACACACAGTGGGATGACCACCGACGAATTTGAGGAGACCGTGCGTGACTGGATTAAAACCGCCCGTCATCCTGAAAAATATTTGCCCTACACAGAATTAGTCTACCAGCCTATGCTGGAAGTACTCAAGTTTCTGCGTGCAAATGGCTTCAAAACCTATATCGTCTCTGGCGGGGGAGTCGACTTCCTCCGGGTCTGGGCTGAAGACGTTTATGGCATCCCCCCCGAGCAGGTCATCGGCAGTAGTATCAAAGTGAAACTGGAAGAACGTGATGGCAAACCCGTCCTTCTCCGACTGGCGGAGATTGACTTCATTGATGACAAAGAGGGTAAACCGGTCGGCATCCATCGCTTCATCGGGCGCGCTCCTGTAATCGCGTTCGGCAACTCCGACGGTGATCTGCAGATGCTGCAGTGGACGGATCGTAAGCCGAATACCTTTAAAGCCCTCGTCCACCACACCGATGCGAAACGGGAATACGCCTACGACCGCAACTCGCACATCGGCCAACTCAATAAGGCCCTTGACGAGGGAACGGAGAAAGGCTGGACCGTGATTGATATGCGGAAAGACTGGAACCGCATCTATCCCACGCCTTAATTGAACGAAATTCATTCACTAACCGGAATAATCGTTAAGATCGTTTTTCTTTTGTTCTGATTGAATGGATAATTCATTCAGTAGATGGAGCCTCGCGACGAAAAATACCGAAAGGACCAGCTTTTTCACAGGATCCCTTTCGAGATATTCTATGCCCACAGGTTTGATCAAAAAACGCCACAACCTGCGAACCAGTCTGATTTTCAAATCGGTCTGTTACTCGATCTGCATTGCCAGTCTTGTCGTTTCCACACGCAGCACGTTTGCTGACGACGCATTACCTGAGTCACTGATAGAAGAGCCTCTGACAGAGGAACCCGCTTATGATCAGGCGTGTTCCAGCTGTCAATGCAGTAGCCCTGATTTCTGGAGTCAAACCACGCTCACGGAAAACCTGTTTCAACGGCGGCCCTGCCTGGCCGAGCAAGGCATCACCTTTGATGCGGACGTCTCCCAGTTTTATATGGGGGTCGCCTCAGGAGGAGCCGAACAGGAATTCCGTTACGCCGGGCATGGCGACTATGTGATGAATATCGATTCGGGCAAGCTCGGCGGACCGCAGGGACTGTTTGTAAAACTCCGCGCAGAACATCGCTTCGGTGAAAGCATCAACAACGCCACAGGCGCCATCATCCCGGCCAACATACTGCCTGACCTCCCGGTCGCAGACAGAGATCAACTCTATCTGACCAATGTTTTGTTTACGCAGATGTTTTCCGAATCGTTTGGAGTCTTCGCCGGTAAAATGGATACGCTTGATGGAGACATGAATGCGTTTGCACACGGTCGAGGTAAAACACAATTCTCCAATGCCGCCTTTGTCGCCACTCCCATTGGTCTGCGTACCATTGTTTACTCTTCGCTGGGCGCCGGGTTTCTGATTATGCAGGAAGGTGAGCCGATCTTCACCTTCACCGTGATCAACTCCACCGATACTTCCCGGACCAGTGGCTTTGATGAGCTGTTTGCCAACGGTGCATCCGTCATTCCGGAACTGCGCCTTCCCACAAATCTCTTTGGCCGCCCCGGGCATTTTCTGTTTGGCGCCAGTTGGAGCAGTCGAGATTATGCAGCGCTCGAACAGGACCCGTTTATCGTTCTGCCCGATATTCCCATCAGCCGTAAAACCGATTCCTGGTCACTCTATTGGAACTTCGATCAATATCTGTTCGTTGATCCCTGCGATGCTACGCGAGGCTGGGGAATCTTCGGACGAGCCGGTATTGCAGATGCCGAAACCAACCCGATTGAATGGTTTCTCAGTTTCGGCGTGGGAGGCAACAGCCCGATCTCCAGCCGCGAAGCAGACACGTTTGGCGTGGGCTGGTATTATTCTGCCACCAGCGACCGGCTGTCTCCCTTTATCAATACCATTCTGGGAGGCGTGGGAGATGGACATGGCGTAGAATTGTTCTACAACATTGAAGTCACAAAATGGTTCCACCTGACCGCTGATATGCAGGTACTCAGACCGGTTCGCCAGACCATCGACACCGCCCTCTTAGTCGGCTTAAGAGCCGTCATTGACCTGTAAAGCAGAAGCAGAAAATCAGACTTTGACGATAATATCTTCCGTAATCGCTTTCGGCGCATTCCGGGAAACAGACTTAATTCCACTCTTCATCCCGGTCGAATTAGCGTACCCTTCGCTGGTCCCGATGACCTGAGAATTCTTCGCCTTCAGCACAAAATAATGTTCGCCCGCTTTATTGACCAGTGCTTCATAGCGGCTGGAATCAGTGGCGTTTGTCTGCACCGAGAGAATCCCCTTCTTCGCCGACGCTTTGGAAGCATACATCTGGCTGGCGAGGATAATCTCACCGTTGTTCGCCAGCAGGTGAAAGTAGTACTTACCGTTTCGCCCCTGTTGAATCTGAAATCGGGCTGCCATGCTCGTCCCTTTCTGAAAGATGAGGAAACATCAGTATCTGTAGAATTATGGTATAATTCCCTTTCGTCACATGCAAGACGATTTCGCTATCTACCGGTTCAATCTTCTGACTGGTATTCAGGTAATGGGTTCATTCCTGTGTTGACTTGGCGTAAATTTTCACATCATCCACAACGGCGTTTCCGGGAACAGCCAGTCGCAACAGACGCTTGGTCGGATGTGCCATCCCTGCGGAGGAAAATGAACCGATGGTTTTGCCATCAATTTTGACGGTCAGCTGATCACCGCTGACTGTCACCAGCAGCGTGTACCACTTACCGGTTTCCAGTTTAACCGGGAAGCGTTTTCTTTTGGCTTTTAACTTTTCCTGTAGTTCAGCTGGCAGTTTTTTAGCAAGCCGCAGTTCGCGAGTTTTCAAATCCATGTTCCCGGTTTTGAGGTCGGTTAACTCGACAAATCGCGGGCTGACTTTCGCCATAAAAAGATGGCCCGCGTGCACTTTTTTATATTTCAGATCGGCAAAATTGAGCCCCAGGCTGTCCTTTTCATTTTCCAGCATGAATCGCAGCTCGACGGAACCATCCTGGAATTCGGCAGGATGCGTGACTGAGACAGCATGGTCCGCAACTTTATGCATGTAGATATACATCGCCCCATTTTTC
The sequence above is a segment of the Gimesia algae genome. Coding sequences within it:
- a CDS encoding YegP family protein, with product MAARFQIQQGRNGKYYFHLLANNGEIILASQMYASKASAKKGILSVQTNATDSSRYEALVNKAGEHYFVLKAKNSQVIGTSEGYANSTGMKSGIKSVSRNAPKAITEDIIVKV
- a CDS encoding LamG domain-containing protein is translated as MPVLAEDRGKLIFEDDFERNESQETKDEIGKGWGTNSRTRAAGNKQVDLKNGAMYIYMHKVADHAVSVTHPAEFQDGSVELRFMLENEKDSLGLNFADLKYKKVHAGHLFMAKVSPRFVELTDLKTGNMDLKTRELRLAKKLPAELQEKLKAKRKRFPVKLETGKWYTLLVTVSGDQLTVKIDGKTIGSFSSAGMAHPTKRLLRLAVPGNAVVDDVKIYAKSTQE